From a region of the Candidatus Hydrogenedentota bacterium genome:
- a CDS encoding exo-alpha-sialidase codes for MKISHEIESWSEFHPTLLAVLILSCSIASAADYPHPKDNPNSPLMLQGPWVPEDTHTIDFDNLPKIPSEHAVVNDVRLVDGVNQHNYMLHYDGQFWIIWSDGPSVEDKAGQRVKYATSEDGLGWSAPDFVTPIPPNSAPDSPVYNTRSKEGFRWISRGLWERDGELLALASLDESAEFFGPSLELRAFRWNKETKAWDDAGLVFDNTINNFAPEKIPSGEWMMSRRSYDRNVFFLVGGVKGLDQWESFPVVFFNDPNLKAEEPGWWVLPDGNLVALFRDNLKSGYLFRSFSTDNGRTWNAPVKTNFPDATSKFFGLRMSDGRYVMVSNPKPKLRDPMTLAISDDGMVFNKMGYLVGGRHIDYPHVIEHDGYLLVAFSGWRKQSCEVLKIKIEDLKVLDVQQ; via the coding sequence ATGAAAATTTCCCATGAAATTGAAAGTTGGAGCGAATTCCATCCCACTCTGCTGGCCGTCCTAATCTTGTCGTGCTCCATCGCGTCCGCCGCCGACTACCCCCACCCGAAGGACAACCCCAATTCGCCCCTCATGCTCCAGGGGCCCTGGGTGCCCGAAGACACGCACACGATTGACTTCGACAACTTGCCGAAGATCCCCTCGGAGCATGCCGTCGTCAACGATGTGCGTCTGGTCGATGGCGTCAATCAACACAACTACATGCTTCACTACGACGGGCAATTCTGGATCATCTGGAGCGACGGCCCCTCCGTGGAGGACAAGGCCGGACAGCGCGTGAAATACGCCACCAGCGAAGACGGCCTCGGCTGGTCCGCGCCGGATTTCGTCACGCCCATCCCGCCCAACTCAGCGCCCGATTCCCCCGTCTACAACACCCGCTCGAAAGAAGGCTTCCGCTGGATCTCCCGGGGGCTCTGGGAGCGCGATGGCGAACTCCTCGCCCTGGCTTCCCTGGATGAGTCCGCCGAATTCTTCGGACCCAGCCTCGAACTGCGCGCCTTCCGCTGGAATAAGGAAACCAAGGCCTGGGACGACGCCGGCCTCGTCTTCGACAACACCATCAACAACTTTGCCCCCGAGAAAATCCCCAGTGGCGAATGGATGATGTCCCGCCGCAGCTATGACCGCAACGTCTTCTTCCTCGTCGGCGGCGTTAAGGGCCTCGACCAGTGGGAGTCCTTTCCCGTGGTCTTTTTCAACGACCCCAACCTCAAGGCGGAAGAACCCGGCTGGTGGGTCTTGCCCGACGGCAACCTGGTTGCCCTGTTCCGCGACAACCTCAAGAGCGGTTACCTCTTCCGATCCTTCTCCACCGACAACGGCCGCACCTGGAACGCCCCGGTGAAAACCAATTTCCCCGACGCCACCTCTAAATTCTTCGGCCTTCGCATGAGCGACGGCCGCTACGTCATGGTCTCCAATCCCAAGCCGAAGCTCCGCGATCCCATGACCCTCGCCATCAGCGACGACGGCATGGTCTTCAATAAAATGGGCTACCTCGTGGGCGGCCGACACATCGATTACCCCCACGTCATCGAGCACGATGGCTACCTGCTCGTGGCCTTCTCCGGCTGGAGAAAGCAAAGCTGCGAAGTGCTGAAGATCAAGATCGAGGATTTGAAAGTGCTCGACGTGCAGCAGTGA
- a CDS encoding lactonase family protein, producing the protein MKRNTLAVVCGLVALAACAHGETWRVYVGTYTSGDSKGIYGLDFDGDTGNASLRGLAAETRNPSFLALHPTEPVLYACSELEDGANVAAFAIDEASGALSIINGQPAGGSACHVAVSGDGKYAAVANYGAGSCSIYPLEACGALGAAIGNFQHEGSSVNEKRQNAPHAHSANFDPSGKFVIVPDLGIDKLMIYKIDGGKAIPNDPPFATVEPGGGPRHFDFHPNKKWAYVVNELGNTVTAFKWDAKKGALETVGSAGTLPSDFIEENTTAHIEVHPSGRFLYASNRGHDSIAVFAIDQSTGMITAKGQTKTGGKTPRNFTQDPDGKFLLAANQNSNDIFVFSIDQESGALTPTGGRIEVPSPVCLVFAEP; encoded by the coding sequence ATGAAAAGGAACACGCTGGCGGTCGTCTGCGGGCTGGTGGCGCTGGCCGCGTGCGCCCACGGGGAGACCTGGCGCGTCTATGTGGGCACCTATACCAGCGGCGACAGCAAGGGCATCTATGGGCTCGATTTTGACGGTGATACCGGCAACGCCTCGTTGCGCGGTCTTGCCGCGGAAACCAGGAACCCCTCCTTTCTCGCGCTCCACCCCACAGAACCCGTGCTCTATGCATGCTCCGAGCTGGAGGATGGCGCAAACGTCGCCGCCTTCGCCATAGATGAAGCCAGCGGCGCGCTCAGCATCATAAACGGCCAGCCTGCGGGTGGCAGCGCGTGTCATGTGGCCGTAAGCGGCGACGGGAAATATGCCGCCGTAGCCAACTATGGCGCGGGAAGTTGTTCGATTTATCCCCTCGAAGCCTGCGGCGCGCTGGGCGCCGCCATCGGCAATTTTCAGCATGAGGGCAGCAGCGTAAACGAAAAGCGCCAGAACGCGCCCCATGCCCACTCGGCGAACTTCGATCCGAGCGGAAAATTCGTCATTGTGCCCGACCTCGGCATCGACAAGCTCATGATCTACAAGATCGATGGGGGAAAGGCCATTCCCAACGACCCGCCCTTCGCCACGGTGGAGCCCGGCGGCGGCCCGCGCCACTTCGACTTTCACCCGAATAAGAAATGGGCCTACGTGGTCAACGAACTGGGCAACACCGTGACCGCCTTCAAGTGGGACGCAAAAAAGGGCGCGCTGGAAACGGTTGGCTCGGCGGGAACCTTGCCCTCGGACTTTATCGAAGAGAACACGACCGCGCACATTGAGGTGCATCCTTCCGGCAGATTCCTCTACGCCTCCAACCGCGGCCACGACAGCATCGCGGTATTCGCCATCGACCAAAGCACCGGCATGATCACCGCAAAAGGCCAGACCAAGACCGGCGGCAAGACCCCGCGCAACTTCACGCAGGATCCGGACGGCAAGTTTCTCCTGGCGGCCAACCAGAACAGCAACGACATCTTCGTGTTCAGCATCGATCAGGAAAGCGGCGCCCTGACCCCGACGGGCGGCCGCATCGAAGTGCCCTCACCCGTCTGCCTGGTGTTTGCAGAGCCGTAG
- a CDS encoding FAD-dependent oxidoreductase has translation MAQDSSDKFDVVVYGGTPAGIAAAVAAARMGRRVALIDTHAHFGGMAASGLGKSDVEKKQYIGGLFAEYVRRVRKHYVARHGEDSEAVKACKDGYYYEPSVAEAVFESMIAEAPGITPMKKHRLLKVVVEGGRVRAATLLDMASGNEKHLEAAIFIDGTYEGDLFAAAGTSFRLGREGRDEFDESLAGYIYYDYENGVILPGTTGQADKGLPAYTYRLFLSSNPQNSVPLAAPPNGYDRAVYTPYFEDLEAGRLAGPKVVHEGRGYFPQHFNTLVRALSVTTMPNGKADVNINPRPLAFPFPEENKDYIEGDWDTRMRIEQRHRDLALGLLWFLHNDDEVPEAHRKMAREYQLPKDEFTDNGNFPWQLYVREGRRLQGRYTITQHDVSVEKDGSSPEFRHDDVMAMGEFPIDSFPVHKRQPGDTIVLEGYLGMLGHLTRPYKIPYRALLPKEVDGLIVAGAISATHVAYSSVRMEPTWMALGHAAGIAAHLAILRKCPADEVPIQALRDLLRAQGQVVDPPK, from the coding sequence ATGGCGCAGGATTCTTCAGACAAGTTTGACGTCGTGGTTTATGGTGGCACCCCGGCGGGCATCGCCGCCGCGGTGGCTGCCGCCCGCATGGGGCGTCGCGTCGCCCTCATCGACACCCACGCCCACTTCGGCGGAATGGCGGCCAGCGGGCTCGGCAAAAGCGACGTCGAAAAGAAACAGTACATCGGCGGGCTCTTCGCGGAGTACGTGCGCCGGGTGCGAAAGCACTATGTGGCCCGCCATGGGGAAGACTCCGAGGCGGTGAAAGCGTGTAAGGACGGCTACTACTATGAGCCCTCCGTGGCCGAAGCCGTTTTCGAGAGCATGATCGCGGAAGCGCCCGGTATCACGCCGATGAAGAAGCACCGCCTCCTGAAGGTTGTGGTAGAGGGGGGGCGAGTCCGGGCCGCCACCCTCCTCGATATGGCGAGCGGCAATGAAAAGCACCTGGAAGCCGCGATCTTCATCGACGGAACCTACGAAGGCGATCTCTTCGCCGCCGCGGGAACCTCCTTTCGCCTGGGGCGCGAGGGCCGTGACGAATTCGATGAATCCCTCGCCGGCTACATCTACTACGACTATGAGAACGGCGTTATCCTGCCGGGCACCACGGGCCAGGCCGACAAGGGACTCCCTGCCTACACCTATCGCCTCTTCCTTTCCAGCAATCCGCAGAACAGCGTCCCGCTCGCGGCCCCGCCGAACGGCTATGATCGCGCCGTGTACACGCCCTACTTCGAAGATCTGGAGGCGGGTCGGCTCGCGGGGCCCAAAGTGGTTCACGAGGGACGCGGCTATTTTCCGCAGCACTTCAACACCCTCGTTCGCGCCCTCTCCGTTACCACCATGCCCAACGGCAAGGCCGACGTGAACATCAACCCACGCCCCCTGGCCTTTCCCTTTCCCGAAGAGAACAAGGACTACATCGAAGGCGACTGGGACACGCGGATGCGCATCGAGCAGCGCCATCGCGACCTCGCCCTCGGCCTGTTGTGGTTCCTCCACAACGACGATGAAGTGCCCGAGGCCCACCGCAAGATGGCCCGGGAATATCAGCTTCCGAAAGATGAGTTTACGGACAACGGGAACTTCCCCTGGCAACTCTATGTCCGCGAAGGGCGTCGCCTCCAGGGCCGCTACACCATCACCCAGCACGATGTCTCCGTCGAGAAAGACGGATCCAGCCCCGAGTTTCGCCACGACGATGTCATGGCCATGGGCGAGTTTCCCATCGACAGCTTTCCGGTCCACAAGCGCCAGCCCGGCGACACCATCGTGCTCGAAGGCTACCTGGGCATGCTCGGTCACCTCACCCGCCCCTACAAGATTCCCTACCGTGCCCTCCTTCCCAAAGAAGTTGACGGACTCATCGTGGCCGGCGCCATCTCCGCCACCCACGTGGCCTATTCCTCCGTGCGCATGGAACCCACGTGGATGGCCCTGGGCCACGCCGCCGGGATCGCGGCCCACCTCGCCATCCTGCGAAAATGCCCGGCGGACGAAGTGCCCATCCAGGCCCTGCGCGACCTCCTTCGCGCCCAGGGTCAGGTGGTGGACCCGCCGAAGTGA